A genome region from Pseudomonas anguilliseptica includes the following:
- a CDS encoding adenosylmethionine--8-amino-7-oxononanoate transaminase, producing MSLNDQWMQRDLNVLWHPCTQMKDHEQLPLVPIKRGEGVWLEDFDGKRYLDAVSSWWVNVFGHANPRINQRIKDQVDQLEHVILAGFSHQPVIELSERLVKMTPAGLNRVFYADNGSSCIEVALKMSFHYWLNVGQPAKKRFVTLSNSYHGETIAAMSVGDVALFTDTYKALLLDTIKVPSPDCYHRPEGMSWEEHSRNMFLAMEQTLAEHSHEVAAVIVEPLIQGAGGMRMYHPIYLKLLREACDRYGVHLIHDEIAVGFGRAGTMFACEQAGIRPDFLCLSKALTGGYLPLAACLTTDAVYQAFYDDYSTLRAFLHSHSYTGNPLACAAALATLDIFEQDNVIEANKALAARMASATAHLADHPHVAEVRQTGMALAIEMVQDKPSKTAYPWQERRGLKVFQHALERGALLRPLGSVVYFLPPYVITPEQIDFLAEVASEGIDIATRTSVRVAQGNANYPGFRDPG from the coding sequence ATGAGCCTGAATGACCAGTGGATGCAGCGTGACCTGAACGTGCTTTGGCACCCCTGCACGCAAATGAAGGACCATGAGCAGTTGCCGCTGGTGCCGATCAAACGTGGCGAAGGCGTGTGGCTCGAGGACTTCGACGGCAAACGCTACCTCGACGCTGTCAGCTCCTGGTGGGTCAACGTGTTTGGCCACGCCAACCCGCGGATCAATCAGCGCATCAAGGATCAGGTCGATCAGCTGGAACACGTGATCCTCGCCGGCTTCAGCCATCAACCGGTGATCGAACTGTCCGAGCGCCTGGTCAAGATGACGCCCGCAGGCCTGAACCGGGTGTTCTACGCCGACAACGGCTCATCCTGCATCGAAGTTGCACTGAAAATGAGCTTTCACTACTGGCTCAATGTCGGCCAACCGGCGAAGAAGCGCTTCGTTACCCTCTCCAACAGCTACCACGGCGAAACCATCGCGGCGATGTCGGTAGGCGATGTGGCGCTGTTTACCGACACCTACAAGGCGCTGCTGCTCGACACCATCAAGGTGCCCAGCCCGGATTGCTACCACCGCCCCGAGGGCATGAGTTGGGAAGAGCATTCGCGCAATATGTTCCTGGCCATGGAACAGACCCTGGCCGAACATAGCCATGAAGTCGCGGCGGTGATTGTCGAGCCGCTGATCCAGGGCGCAGGTGGCATGCGCATGTATCACCCGATCTATCTCAAGTTGCTGCGCGAGGCCTGCGATCGCTATGGCGTGCACCTGATTCATGACGAGATCGCCGTCGGCTTCGGCCGCGCCGGGACGATGTTCGCCTGCGAACAGGCGGGTATCCGTCCGGATTTCCTCTGCCTGTCCAAAGCCCTCACCGGCGGCTATCTGCCGCTGGCCGCCTGTTTGACCACCGATGCGGTGTACCAGGCGTTCTACGACGACTACTCGACCCTGCGCGCCTTCCTCCACTCGCACAGCTACACCGGCAACCCGCTGGCCTGTGCCGCGGCTCTGGCGACCCTGGACATCTTCGAACAGGACAATGTAATCGAGGCCAACAAGGCCCTGGCCGCGCGAATGGCCAGCGCCACCGCGCACCTGGCCGACCATCCGCATGTCGCCGAAGTGCGGCAAACCGGTATGGCCCTGGCTATCGAGATGGTTCAGGACAAACCCAGCAAGACCGCCTACCCCTGGCAGGAACGTCGCGGCCTCAAGGTGTTCCAGCATGCGCTGGAACGTGGTGCACTGTTGCGGCCACTGGGCAGCGTGGTGTATTTCCTGCCACCGTACGTGATCACCCCTGAGCAGATCGACTTCCTCGCCGAGGTGGCCAGCGAGGGTATCGATATCGCCACCCGCACCTCGGTCAGGGTGGCGCAAGGCAATGCCAACTACCCCGGCTTTCGCGATCCGGGCTAA
- a CDS encoding cytochrome b gives MQWRNSSSHYGLVSILLHWLVAVAVFGLFGLGYWMVGLDYYSSWRQTAPDLHKSIGLVLFAVMLGRVIWRWFSPPPASLPNHGRMTRLGSKLGHSFLYLGLFVLMISGYLISTADGRGIPVFGLFEVPASLTSIPDQEDVAGLVHEYLAWALVIFAGVHALAALKHYFIDRDRTLTRMFGR, from the coding sequence ATGCAATGGCGCAATAGTTCTTCTCACTACGGCCTGGTCAGCATCCTGCTGCACTGGCTGGTGGCGGTGGCCGTGTTCGGCCTGTTTGGCCTGGGTTACTGGATGGTCGGTCTGGATTACTACAGCAGCTGGCGCCAGACCGCACCTGATCTGCACAAGAGCATCGGCCTGGTGCTGTTTGCCGTGATGCTGGGGCGGGTGATTTGGCGCTGGTTCAGCCCGCCCCCGGCGAGTTTGCCCAACCACGGACGGATGACCCGTCTGGGCAGCAAGCTGGGCCACAGCTTTCTCTACCTGGGGCTGTTTGTGCTGATGATTTCCGGCTACCTGATCTCTACGGCTGACGGTCGCGGTATTCCGGTATTCGGTTTATTTGAAGTGCCGGCCAGCCTGACAAGCATTCCTGATCAGGAAGATGTTGCCGGGCTGGTGCATGAATACCTGGCGTGGGCGCTGGTGATCTTTGCTGGCGTTCATGCCCTGGCTGCGTTGAAACACTACTTTATTGATCGCGACCGTACGCTGACGCGGATGTTCGGTCGCTAG
- a CDS encoding YceI family protein has protein sequence MLKKTLVALALGGVLTGAGQAMAADYAIDKQGQHAFVNFKISHLGYSWLYGTFKDFDGSFSFDAAKPQDSKVNVTLNTTSVDTNHAERDKHIRSGDFLNVSKHPTATFASTSVKSTGEGTADITGDLTLNGVTKPVVIAAKFIGEGKDPWGGYRAGFEGSTKLKLKDFDIQKDLGPASQDVELIISVEGVRK, from the coding sequence ATGTTGAAGAAAACCCTCGTAGCCCTGGCGCTTGGTGGCGTATTGACCGGCGCTGGTCAGGCGATGGCGGCTGATTACGCCATCGACAAGCAAGGCCAGCACGCCTTCGTCAATTTCAAGATCAGCCATCTGGGCTACAGCTGGTTGTACGGTACGTTCAAGGACTTCGACGGCAGCTTCAGCTTCGACGCCGCCAAGCCGCAGGACAGCAAGGTCAATGTCACCCTGAACACCACCAGCGTCGACACCAACCACGCTGAGCGTGACAAGCACATCCGCAGCGGTGACTTCCTCAACGTCAGCAAACACCCGACGGCGACCTTCGCCTCCACATCGGTCAAATCCACCGGTGAAGGCACTGCCGATATCACTGGCGACCTGACCCTTAACGGCGTGACCAAGCCGGTGGTGATTGCCGCCAAGTTTATCGGCGAAGGCAAGGACCCATGGGGCGGCTACCGTGCCGGCTTCGAAGGCAGTACCAAGCTGAAGCTGAAAGACTTCGATATCCAGAAAGACCTCGGCCCGGCTTCTCAAGACGTTGAACTGATCATCTCGGTTGAAGGCGTACGCAAGTAA
- a CDS encoding DEAD/DEAH box helicase, producing the protein MSFASLGLSEALVRAVESAGYTQPTPVQQRAIPAALQGRDLMVAAQTGTGKTGGFALPILERLFPNGHPDREQRHGPKQPRVLVLTPTRELAAQVHDSFKLYARDLKFVSACIFGGVGMNPQIQALAKGVDVLVACPGRLLDLANQRAIDLSHVEILVLDEADRMLDMGFIHDVKKVLAKLPAQRQNLLFSATFSKDITDLAGKLLHNPERIEVTPPNTTVERIEQRVFRLAASHKRALLAHLITQGAWEQVLVFTRTKHGANRLAEYLDKHGLPAVAIHGNKSQNARTKALADFKANKVRILVATDIAARGLDIDQLPHVVNFELPNVEEDYVHRIGRTGRAGRSGEAISLVAPDEEKLLKGIERMTKQKIPDGDLLGFDASTVEAERPEVREPQKPRQPRGAKPEGERHGGGRKDKGKDSGRDNNRKPQGGRSQQPRNSARASAPAVPTLPPDRAPDEFRDDEIDNFGNRVDYVSPNQNKQQNRGRRPGAPASGPSASNGARPAKPPRSNGGGANAGGQGRRQGAGAGGQGGQGRNGSGRARPPRDTRTTSLNRDELPRQEAAVKSPRDKQPVIVHKGSRLDRFPTPEQLDELASARPRGEKPALLTRNREES; encoded by the coding sequence ATGTCCTTTGCCTCCCTCGGTCTCTCCGAGGCTTTAGTCCGTGCGGTCGAATCCGCCGGCTACACCCAACCCACTCCGGTGCAACAGCGGGCCATCCCCGCCGCGTTGCAAGGTCGCGACCTTATGGTGGCGGCCCAGACGGGTACAGGTAAGACAGGCGGTTTTGCCCTGCCGATCCTCGAGCGACTGTTCCCCAACGGTCACCCGGATCGCGAACAGCGTCACGGCCCAAAACAACCGCGCGTCCTGGTATTGACCCCGACCCGCGAACTGGCCGCCCAGGTGCATGACAGCTTCAAGCTGTATGCCCGCGATTTGAAATTCGTCAGCGCCTGCATCTTCGGCGGCGTTGGCATGAACCCGCAGATCCAGGCCCTGGCCAAAGGCGTCGACGTGCTGGTGGCCTGCCCCGGCCGTCTGCTCGACCTGGCCAACCAGCGCGCCATCGACCTGTCGCACGTGGAAATCCTCGTGCTCGACGAAGCCGACCGCATGCTCGACATGGGTTTTATCCATGACGTGAAGAAGGTCCTCGCCAAGCTACCCGCACAGCGGCAGAACCTGCTGTTCTCGGCGACCTTCTCCAAGGACATCACCGACCTGGCCGGCAAGCTGCTGCACAACCCGGAGCGCATCGAAGTCACGCCGCCGAACACCACGGTCGAGCGCATCGAACAGCGCGTATTCCGCCTGGCTGCCAGCCACAAACGCGCCCTGCTCGCCCACCTGATCACTCAGGGTGCATGGGAGCAAGTACTGGTGTTTACCCGCACCAAACACGGCGCCAACCGCCTGGCCGAGTACCTGGACAAACACGGCCTGCCGGCTGTGGCGATTCACGGCAACAAGAGCCAGAACGCCCGCACCAAAGCCCTGGCCGACTTCAAGGCGAACAAGGTGCGCATCCTGGTCGCCACCGATATCGCCGCTCGCGGCCTGGATATCGACCAGCTGCCACACGTGGTCAACTTCGAGTTGCCCAACGTTGAAGAAGACTACGTGCACCGTATCGGCCGTACCGGACGTGCCGGCCGTAGCGGTGAGGCGATCTCGCTGGTTGCTCCGGACGAGGAGAAGCTGCTCAAGGGCATCGAACGAATGACCAAGCAGAAAATCCCGGATGGCGATTTGCTGGGTTTCGATGCCAGCACCGTCGAGGCCGAGCGCCCGGAAGTGCGCGAGCCGCAGAAACCGCGCCAACCACGCGGCGCCAAGCCGGAGGGCGAACGCCATGGCGGCGGGCGCAAGGACAAAGGCAAGGACAGCGGACGCGACAACAACCGCAAGCCACAGGGTGGCCGCTCGCAACAGCCACGCAACTCAGCTCGCGCCAGCGCGCCAGCCGTGCCCACATTGCCTCCGGACCGCGCGCCGGACGAGTTCCGCGACGATGAGATCGACAACTTCGGTAACCGGGTCGACTACGTCAGCCCAAATCAGAACAAGCAGCAGAACCGTGGCCGTCGGCCCGGTGCGCCTGCTTCAGGCCCGAGCGCTAGCAATGGCGCTCGCCCAGCCAAACCGCCGCGTAGCAATGGCGGTGGCGCCAATGCTGGCGGTCAAGGCCGTCGTCAGGGCGCTGGGGCTGGCGGCCAAGGTGGTCAGGGCCGTAATGGTTCCGGCCGTGCACGGCCACCACGCGACACCCGCACCACCTCGCTAAACCGTGACGAGCTACCACGCCAGGAAGCGGCGGTGAAAAGCCCGCGCGACAAGCAACCGGTGATTGTGCACAAGGGCTCGCGCCTGGACCGCTTCCCGACGCCGGAGCAGCTCGACGAATTGGCGAGTGCACGTCCGCGTGGCGAAAAGCCGGCCCTGCTCACGCGCAACCGCGAAGAGTCATAG
- the ppnN gene encoding nucleotide 5'-monophosphate nucleosidase PpnN — MVSRKTINASVTPKGSLETLSQREVQQLRETGSGSVYALFRQCALAILNTGSHSDNAKTILEAYPDFEINILQQDRGIRLELFNAPADAFVDGEMIASTREMLFSALRDIVYTQSELENQRIDFGSSQGITDYVFHLLRNAHTLRAGVEPKIVVCWGGHSISTEEYKYTKKVGHELGLHGLDICTGCGPGVMKGPMKGATISHAKQRNVHGRYLGLTEPGIIAAEAPNPIVNELVILPDIEKRLEAFVRVGHGIIIFPGGAGTAEELLYFLGILMHPDNQNIPFPLIMTGPRSAAAYLEQLHEFIGATLGEAAQQRYRIIIDNPEQVAREMAEGIKAVKQFRREHNDAFHFNWLLKIDESFQHPFEPTHANMASLKLTREQPVHELAANLRRAFSGIVSGNVKDKGIRLIEQHGPYEITGERDIMLQLDQLLQAFVDQHRMKLPGNSAYVPCYKLTS, encoded by the coding sequence ATGGTCAGCAGAAAAACCATCAACGCCTCAGTCACCCCTAAAGGCAGCCTGGAAACCCTCTCGCAGCGGGAAGTGCAACAACTGCGCGAGACCGGCTCCGGCAGCGTCTACGCGCTGTTCCGTCAATGCGCCCTGGCCATCCTCAACACCGGCTCGCACAGCGACAACGCCAAGACCATTCTGGAAGCCTACCCAGACTTCGAGATCAATATCCTGCAGCAGGACCGCGGCATCCGCCTGGAGCTGTTCAACGCTCCGGCTGATGCCTTTGTCGATGGAGAGATGATCGCCAGCACCCGCGAAATGCTGTTCAGCGCTCTGCGCGACATCGTCTACACGCAGAGCGAGCTGGAAAATCAGCGCATCGATTTTGGCAGCTCTCAGGGCATCACCGATTACGTTTTCCACCTGCTACGCAACGCCCACACCCTGCGCGCCGGCGTCGAGCCGAAGATTGTGGTGTGCTGGGGCGGCCACTCGATCAGTACCGAAGAATACAAATACACCAAGAAAGTCGGCCACGAGCTGGGCCTGCACGGCCTGGATATCTGCACCGGTTGCGGCCCTGGCGTAATGAAGGGTCCGATGAAGGGCGCGACCATCTCACACGCCAAACAACGCAACGTGCATGGCCGTTATCTGGGGCTGACCGAACCCGGGATCATCGCCGCCGAAGCACCCAACCCGATCGTTAACGAGCTGGTGATCCTGCCGGATATCGAGAAGCGCCTGGAGGCCTTCGTCCGCGTTGGGCACGGCATCATCATCTTCCCCGGCGGCGCGGGCACAGCGGAGGAGCTGCTGTATTTCCTCGGTATCCTCATGCACCCGGATAACCAGAACATACCCTTCCCGCTGATCATGACCGGGCCACGCAGCGCCGCAGCGTACCTGGAGCAGCTGCATGAATTTATCGGTGCAACCCTGGGTGAGGCGGCGCAGCAGCGCTATCGCATCATCATCGACAACCCCGAGCAGGTCGCCCGGGAAATGGCTGAAGGGATCAAGGCCGTCAAACAGTTCCGCCGCGAACACAACGACGCCTTCCACTTCAACTGGCTGCTGAAGATCGATGAGAGCTTCCAGCACCCGTTCGAACCAACCCACGCCAACATGGCCAGCCTCAAGCTGACGCGCGAACAACCGGTACATGAGCTGGCCGCCAACCTGCGTCGGGCGTTTTCCGGGATTGTTTCGGGTAACGTCAAGGACAAGGGCATCCGCCTGATCGAGCAGCACGGCCCTTACGAGATCACCGGGGAGCGCGACATCATGCTCCAGCTCGACCAGTTGCTGCAGGCCTTCGTCGATCAGCACCGAATGAAACTACCCGGCAACAGCGCCTATGTACCCTGCTACAAATTGACCAGCTGA
- the metF gene encoding methylenetetrahydrofolate reductase [NAD(P)H], with the protein MSQERRYSFEFFPTKTEAGHEKLMNVARQLATYNPDFFSCTYGAGGSTRDRTLNTVRQLDGEIKVPAAPHLSCVGDSKAELSELLTLYKNAGIKRIVALRGDLPSGMGMASGELRYANELVSFIREETGDHFHIEVAAYPEMHPQARNFEDDIANFVRKAKAGADSAITQYFFNADCYFYFVERVRKLGVDIPVVPGIMPITNYSKLARFSDACGAEIPRWVRKQLEAYGDDTDSIQAYGEQVITEMCERLLQGCAPGLHFYSMNQAEPSLAIWNNLKLPR; encoded by the coding sequence ATGAGCCAAGAACGCCGTTACAGCTTCGAGTTCTTCCCCACCAAGACCGAAGCCGGGCACGAAAAACTGATGAATGTGGCGCGCCAACTGGCGACCTACAACCCCGATTTCTTCTCCTGCACCTACGGTGCCGGTGGCTCCACCCGCGACCGCACGCTGAACACCGTGCGGCAACTCGATGGCGAGATCAAAGTGCCGGCCGCGCCGCACCTGTCCTGCGTCGGTGACAGCAAGGCCGAGCTAAGTGAACTGCTGACCCTGTACAAGAACGCCGGCATCAAGCGCATCGTTGCCCTGCGCGGTGACCTGCCATCCGGTATGGGCATGGCCAGCGGCGAGCTGCGCTACGCCAACGAGCTGGTCAGCTTTATCCGCGAAGAAACCGGTGACCACTTTCATATCGAAGTGGCCGCCTACCCGGAAATGCACCCGCAGGCACGCAACTTCGAGGACGATATCGCCAACTTCGTGCGCAAGGCCAAGGCCGGCGCCGACAGCGCGATCACCCAGTACTTCTTCAACGCCGACTGCTATTTCTACTTTGTCGAGCGTGTGCGCAAGCTAGGTGTGGATATCCCAGTGGTGCCGGGCATTATGCCCATCACCAACTACAGCAAGCTGGCGCGCTTCTCCGACGCCTGCGGTGCGGAAATTCCGCGCTGGGTGCGCAAGCAACTGGAAGCGTACGGTGACGATACCGACAGCATCCAGGCGTATGGCGAGCAGGTCATCACTGAAATGTGCGAGCGTCTGCTGCAAGGCTGCGCCCCAGGTTTGCACTTCTACAGCATGAACCAGGCCGAACCGAGCCTGGCGATCTGGAACAACCTCAAGCTGCCACGCTGA
- the ahcY gene encoding adenosylhomocysteinase — MSATFTDFKVADMSLAAWGRRETIIAESEMPALMGLRRKYAGEQPLKGAKIIGCIHMTIQTAVLIETLTALGAEVRWSSCNIFSTQDQAAAAIAAAGIPVFAWKGETEEEYEWCIEQTILKDGKPWDANMILDDGGDLTEILHKKYPQMLERIHGVTEETTTGVHRLLDMLAKGELKIPAINVNDSVTKSKNDNKYGCRHSLNDAIKRGTDHLLSGKQALVIGYGDVGKGSAQSLRQEGMIVRVTEVDPICAMQACMDGYEVVSPFKDGINDGTAASIDAQLLGKIDLIVTTTGNVNVCDANMLKALKKRAVVCNIGHFDNEIDTAFMRKNWAWEEVKPQVHKIHRTGAGSFDPHNDDYLILLAEGRLVNLGNATGHPSRIMDGSFANQVLAQIFLFGQKYADLSPAQKAERLTVEVLPKKLDEEVALEMVKGFGGVVTRLTKTQADYIGVNAEGPFKPEAYRY; from the coding sequence ATGAGCGCCACTTTTACCGATTTTAAAGTCGCCGACATGTCCCTGGCTGCCTGGGGCCGTCGTGAAACCATCATCGCCGAATCAGAAATGCCAGCCCTGATGGGCCTGCGTCGCAAATACGCCGGCGAGCAGCCGCTGAAAGGCGCGAAGATCATCGGCTGCATCCACATGACCATCCAGACTGCCGTGCTGATCGAAACCCTGACTGCACTGGGCGCCGAAGTACGCTGGTCGTCGTGCAACATCTTCTCCACCCAGGACCAGGCCGCTGCTGCCATCGCTGCCGCCGGTATCCCGGTATTCGCCTGGAAAGGCGAGACCGAAGAAGAGTACGAGTGGTGCATCGAGCAGACCATCCTCAAGGACGGTAAGCCATGGGATGCCAACATGATCCTCGACGATGGCGGCGACCTGACCGAGATCCTGCACAAGAAATACCCGCAGATGCTTGAGCGCATCCACGGCGTCACCGAAGAAACCACCACTGGCGTACACCGCCTGCTGGACATGCTGGCCAAGGGCGAGCTGAAGATCCCGGCAATCAACGTCAACGACTCGGTGACCAAGAGCAAAAACGACAACAAGTACGGCTGCCGCCACAGCCTCAACGACGCCATCAAGCGCGGCACCGACCACCTGCTGTCCGGCAAGCAAGCGCTGGTTATCGGCTACGGCGACGTGGGCAAGGGCTCGGCGCAGTCGCTGCGTCAGGAAGGCATGATCGTGCGCGTGACTGAAGTGGACCCGATCTGCGCCATGCAAGCCTGCATGGACGGCTACGAAGTGGTTTCGCCGTTCAAGGACGGCATCAATGACGGCACCGCCGCCAGCATCGACGCCCAGCTGCTGGGCAAGATCGACCTGATCGTCACCACCACCGGTAACGTCAACGTCTGCGACGCCAACATGCTCAAGGCCCTGAAAAAGCGTGCCGTGGTGTGCAACATCGGTCACTTCGACAATGAAATCGACACCGCTTTCATGCGCAAGAACTGGGCCTGGGAAGAAGTGAAGCCACAGGTGCACAAGATCCACCGCACCGGCGCTGGCAGCTTCGATCCGCACAACGATGACTACCTGATCCTGCTGGCCGAAGGCCGTCTGGTGAACCTGGGCAACGCCACTGGTCACCCAAGCCGCATCATGGACGGCTCCTTCGCCAACCAGGTACTGGCGCAGATCTTCCTGTTCGGCCAGAAGTACGCCGACCTGTCGCCAGCCCAGAAAGCCGAGCGCCTGACCGTGGAAGTGCTGCCCAAGAAACTCGACGAGGAAGTTGCGCTGGAAATGGTTAAAGGCTTCGGTGGTGTTGTCACCCGCCTGACCAAAACCCAGGCCGACTACATCGGTGTTAACGCTGAAGGCCCATTCAAGCCAGAAGCCTATCGCTACTAA
- a CDS encoding protein-glutamate methylesterase/protein-glutamine glutaminase, whose translation MPIKVLVVDDSALIRAVLKEIIQQDPELLLIGQAPDAYVARDLVKQFNPDVITLDIEMPRMDGLSFLEKLMNARPTPVIMISSLTESGSEATFRALELGAVDFVAKPKLGIREGMEAYADDIRDKIKAASRARLHKPRAVAEPVSNRDKAPALRRAPIIGTEKIIAIGASTGGTEAIKDVLLDMPADSPGIVITQHMPAGFTRTFAERLNRISRLHVIEAQGGERILPGHAFVAPGDHHLLVERSGANYITRLSEGPPVYRHRPAVDPMFESVAHSAGRNAIAVLLTGMGKDGAFGLKSIREAGGYTAAQDEASCVVYGMPREAMLLGAAEDILPLNKVANALIQQVKLHGGGNRV comes from the coding sequence ATGCCGATCAAGGTTTTGGTTGTTGACGACTCCGCACTGATTCGCGCGGTACTTAAGGAAATCATTCAGCAGGACCCAGAATTGCTGTTGATTGGCCAGGCACCCGATGCCTACGTGGCGCGCGACCTGGTTAAGCAATTCAACCCCGACGTCATTACCCTCGACATCGAAATGCCGCGCATGGACGGCTTGAGCTTTCTGGAAAAGCTGATGAATGCGCGCCCCACCCCCGTGATCATGATTTCATCGCTAACCGAAAGTGGTTCTGAGGCCACCTTTCGCGCCTTGGAGTTGGGTGCAGTGGACTTCGTTGCCAAACCCAAACTGGGCATTCGCGAAGGCATGGAGGCGTATGCCGACGACATACGCGACAAAATCAAAGCGGCCAGCCGCGCACGCCTGCACAAACCCCGCGCAGTCGCTGAACCCGTCAGCAACCGTGACAAGGCACCGGCCTTAAGGCGGGCACCCATCATTGGCACCGAAAAGATCATCGCCATAGGTGCATCAACCGGCGGAACGGAAGCGATCAAAGATGTGCTACTCGACATGCCCGCCGACAGCCCGGGAATCGTCATCACGCAGCACATGCCGGCCGGTTTCACCCGCACATTCGCCGAACGCCTGAATCGAATCAGTCGCTTGCACGTAATCGAAGCCCAAGGCGGTGAACGCATTCTGCCCGGCCATGCGTTTGTAGCTCCTGGCGATCATCACTTGTTGGTTGAACGCAGCGGTGCCAATTACATCACGCGACTCTCGGAGGGACCGCCTGTGTATCGCCACCGCCCCGCCGTTGACCCAATGTTTGAGTCGGTGGCGCACTCGGCAGGTCGAAACGCAATCGCCGTTTTGCTGACCGGCATGGGCAAAGATGGTGCCTTTGGTCTGAAGAGTATTCGTGAGGCCGGTGGCTACACCGCGGCTCAGGACGAAGCCAGTTGCGTGGTGTACGGCATGCCACGCGAGGCGATGCTGCTGGGCGCGGCAGAAGACATTCTGCCGCTCAATAAAGTGGCCAATGCGCTGATTCAGCAAGTCAAGTTACACGGTGGCGGCAACCGCGTTTAA
- the cheD gene encoding chemoreceptor glutamine deamidase CheD, with amino-acid sequence MMFDFSNELAPGTYFDPHFMIDAVKILPGEYYVTPRDIVIVTVLGSCVSVCLRDRTSGIGGMNHFMLPGTSDEGGHLLSTSARYGVYAIEILINHLLTLGAQRRHFEAKVFGGASVLRGFGTNNVGNRNAEFVLDYLHTEGIPVVAQDLLDTYPRKVYFFPSSGKVMLKKLKSLHNTTLLDREMEYSLRIKKTPVCGEIVLF; translated from the coding sequence ATGATGTTCGACTTCAGCAATGAACTGGCACCAGGCACTTATTTTGATCCTCACTTTATGATCGATGCGGTCAAAATTCTGCCCGGTGAATACTACGTCACCCCGCGCGACATCGTGATCGTCACGGTTCTCGGATCCTGTGTCTCCGTCTGTTTACGTGACCGCACCTCGGGTATTGGCGGCATGAATCACTTTATGCTGCCAGGCACGAGTGACGAAGGCGGCCACCTCCTCTCAACCTCAGCACGCTATGGCGTCTACGCCATCGAAATCCTCATTAATCACTTACTGACACTGGGTGCCCAGCGCCGCCACTTCGAGGCCAAGGTATTTGGTGGTGCCAGTGTCCTTCGTGGCTTCGGCACCAATAATGTGGGCAACCGCAACGCCGAATTTGTGCTCGACTACCTGCATACCGAAGGCATACCAGTGGTGGCGCAGGATCTGCTCGACACCTATCCACGCAAGGTTTATTTCTTCCCCAGTTCAGGCAAGGTGATGCTTAAGAAGCTCAAATCCCTGCACAACACAACGCTGCTTGACCGGGAGATGGAATACAGCCTGCGTATCAAGAAAACTCCAGTCTGCGGCGAAATTGTCCTCTTTTAG
- a CDS encoding CheR family methyltransferase, with product MSEPMREFHYRADDFQKVRSLLHKRSGISLSESKSQMVYSRLARRLRQLDLNSFTDYFGYLNQHEGEWQEFVNALTTNLTSFFRENHHFDALTSYLRHLPKRTAPVRIWCSAASTGEEPYSLAITAMEAFNSLHPPVQILASDIDTSVLDTAREGIYPFSRVEQLSDARKKTFFMRGTGTQAGLVRVRSELRELIEFQQINLLGQQWPIRPGLDIIFCRNVMIYFDKPTQQHLLTRMVKLLRQDGLFFAGHSESFVHATHLVRLIGHTVYRPVSHEGDPA from the coding sequence ATGAGCGAACCAATGCGCGAGTTTCATTACCGCGCTGACGACTTTCAGAAAGTACGCAGCCTGCTTCACAAGCGCAGCGGTATCAGCCTGTCAGAAAGTAAAAGCCAGATGGTGTACAGCCGTCTGGCGAGGCGTCTAAGACAACTTGACCTGAACAGCTTCACTGATTACTTCGGCTACCTCAATCAGCATGAAGGCGAATGGCAGGAGTTCGTCAATGCCCTGACCACTAACCTAACCTCTTTCTTCCGCGAAAATCACCATTTTGATGCGCTGACCAGCTACCTCCGGCACTTGCCGAAACGCACTGCGCCTGTGCGTATCTGGTGCTCAGCCGCCAGCACGGGTGAAGAACCCTACTCATTGGCCATCACAGCGATGGAAGCCTTCAACAGCCTGCACCCTCCCGTGCAGATCCTCGCCTCCGACATTGATACCAGCGTGCTGGATACCGCCCGCGAGGGCATCTATCCCTTCAGCCGCGTTGAACAGTTGTCAGATGCGCGGAAAAAGACCTTTTTCATGCGCGGTACCGGCACCCAAGCCGGGCTGGTGCGCGTTCGCAGTGAACTGCGCGAACTGATCGAATTTCAGCAGATCAACTTGCTCGGCCAGCAATGGCCGATCAGACCCGGCCTGGATATCATCTTCTGCCGCAACGTAATGATCTACTTTGATAAACCGACGCAACAGCACCTGCTCACGCGGATGGTCAAATTGCTTCGGCAAGACGGCTTGTTCTTTGCCGGGCACTCGGAAAGTTTTGTCCATGCCACACATTTGGTGCGCCTGATCGGCCATACCGTCTACCGCCCGGTGTCGCATGAAGGTGACCCGGCATGA